The genomic segment ATGCGGCATGGCGATCAGATGAACTTGAACAGCCCTTAGACCCTGTATGAAGATTCTTATTGATATGAACCTTACACCTGAATGGACGAAAGTTTTTCAGGAAGAGAGAATAGAATCAGTACACTGGTCTGAGATTGGAGAACCGACTGCTACTGATAATACAATTATGAAATATGCCAGGGAGCATGATTATCTTATTTTTACTCATGACCTCGATTTTGGGGATATCCTGGCAGCAACAGAAGCCAAAGGTCCCAGTGTTATCCAGGTTCGGACTTTAAATCACGACCCCGGAATCTATTCAACATCTTTTAATTCGGGCATTGGAACGATTTAAAGAGCAAATTGAAAACGGATCGTTAATAACCATTTTGCCCGGAAGAATGAAAGTACGCATCCTGCCTTTGAAGAGGTCTGGAAAATGAATGGCTAAAGCCAGGTTTTGAGATGACGCAAGCGTCCTCGCTTGTTATCGACAGCCTTTGACACTCGTATATCCTGGATCTGTATAGCGCAAGCGTCCCCGCTTGTGCCAGGTACTGATTCAAGAAACCATGTTGTACGTTTGTTTTGCCTGCCCTCGACTTCGCTCATGATTATCAAGACAAGATCTCCCGCCTGGGGCACTCGTTTTGGCCACTCTGTCCCACGGCTGCAAACACTATCACGGAGTTCGTGTTTTTGCCGCGGGCTATCGATAGTTCACTCCGTTGGAGTGAGGGATTGCCGGGCAATGCTTTACATTGGATGCTCAAGACGGCGTAATAATATATTCTGGCTGGCGCAAGCGTCCTCGCTTGTGCCCCTGGTTCTGGTTTGTGAGCACGAGCGTGGACGCTCGCGCTATCTCGAAAACGGGGAGTGTCTTGAAAATGAGATCCCTCACGTCCGTTCGGGATGACAAGGTGGATCCTCGCGGCGTTTCAGATGGCATGATCCCATTGTCTTACGCCGTGCTGTGTTACGGTTGCTCAAGACAGTGGAATACTGTTATTGGCCAGCTCTTTCACGGCTGCAATATTGCTTCACTTGTTCCGAAGGTCTCCTTCGGAACACCCGTTTTTGGAAGCTCCGCTTCCGCTCAACCATCCGGAGGACTGGATTTTTGTTAGCGGGTGTGATGAATGAATAGAAGCAGGAGCTTCAGGGTTGCGTACCGAAGGAGACCTTCGGCACGAGTAAAGGGGGACCTTCGTAACGAGTAAACTGGCGTAGTTGTCTCATAAAACAAAGACTGGCGCAAGTGTCTCCACTTGTGCCCCTGGTACTGATTCGTGAGCACGAGCGAGGACGCTCGCGCTATCTCGTTGATTGAAGACAGTGTCTTGTTTACGAAATTCTTCCTCGTCTGAATGACAGGTATTAATAGGTTTATTATTAACCTGCCATCTTCGTATTTTCATAAAAATTTTTATTGTGATTTTAAACCAACTCTATGACATCAACATCTACAGCAGCAGGACAAGCGGTACAAAAATCAGAACTTCCCAACGGACTTAAAATTGTTACCGAGCACATTGATAGTATTAAAAGTATTTCTGCCGGAATCTGGGTAAAAACCGGGAGCCGGAATGAGAGTGACAGGCAAGCGGGGATGACTCACTTCCTGGAGCATATGTTATTTAAAGGAACGGAGAACCGGTCCTCGTTTGAGATTGCCCAAAGTATGGAGTCAGTCGGCGGATACCTGAATGCGTTTACCTCTACGGAATATACCTGCTATTACGCCCGCTGCCTCGATTCCAAACTCAAAGAAGCGCTGGATGTGCTGAGCGATATGGTCCGCCACTCCACATTTCCCGAAGAGGAGATGCAGAAGGAGAAGAATGTGGTGCTGGAAGAGATGAAGATGTACAAAGACAGTCCCGATGATTTTATCCTGGAAGAGTTCAGCAACCAGATGTTTCCAGATCATCCCATCGGCCGGCCGGTTCTGGGATTTGAGGACACAGTGGTTTCCTTCACTCGCGAGGGTTTGTTTAATTACATCGACGAACGCTATAATCCTGATAATTTACTGGTTGCCGTGGCCGGAAATGTTCAGCATGAAGAAGTGGTTCGCCTTTGTACACAACTGTTAGATATCGATTCAAACGGGGCAACGGTGAATGAACCACAACCGATTCCGCCCTATAATGTGACTCAAAATGAGCTGAGTAAACCGATTGAACAGGCCCACATGATCTTGGGCCGGCGTGCGCTGAATTACGATCATCCCGATAAATACTTGCTGCTGCTGGCCAATACTGTGTTAGGAGGAGGGATGAGTTCGCGGCTTCATCAAAATATTCGCGAAAAGTATGGCTACTGTTATTCCATCGGGCCGTTCAATCAATCCTATGTCGATTCCGGATTATTTGGCGTGTATATCGGTACGGATAGCGATTATGTGCCGCATGTCCGCGAACTGATCGTGAAAGAGTTCAGGCGTTTGCAGGAGGAAGCGATCCCGGAAAAAGAGCTCAGCGAAGCAAAAGCTCATCTGAAAGGAAAGCTGTTGTTATCACAGGAGAATACAAGCAACCGGATGACGAGGATGGCAAAAAGCGAGATCTATTTCAACCGGTATATAACACTCGATGAGCTTGTTGAAAATATCGACGCTGTGAACTCAGAAGATCTGCGAACATTCTCTGAAGAGTTTTTTGATCCGGAGATCTATTCGGAGACATTACTGGTGCCCGAGAAGAAATAGCTTATGCCAGATCCGCGAAGTCTTTTTGAGACTTCGCGGATCTATGACTTTTACTTGTCGTGATGGCGCAAGCGTCCCCGCTTGTGCCCCTGGTACTGATTCAAAAACCATGTTAACGTTTGTTTTGTCTGCCCCTCGACTTCGTTCATCATTACCAACCCACGTCCACCGTCTCGGGCACTCTTTTTGGGCATCTTTATCCCACGGCTGCAAATCGTCGCTGCGCTCTCCTATTTTTGCCGCGGGCTACTGATAGTTCACTCCTTTGGAGTGAGGGATTGCCGGGGCAATCCTTTTTTCATTGGATACCCAAGACGGCGTAATAATAAATTCTGTATGGCGCAAGCGTCCTCGCTTGTGCCCTTGGTTCTTGTTTGTGAGCACGAGCGTGGACGCTCGCGCTATCTCGAAAACGGGTACTGTCTTGAAAAATGAGATCCCTCACATCCGTTCGGGATGACAGGTGGTTGGTTTTGTTTATCGCGGCGTTTATGGTTCAACAACAGAATAACGTTTTGAGCAACGCCGCTGTGGTAATGTGTTGGCCAAGACGGCGTGGTGATAAGTGTGGAATTTGACAGGGTGGATTATACGCTGTGGATAATATCAGGCCTCGCCCTGTCTGCTCATTCAGAGCCGTATCGATCAGGGCAGGCGAAGAATCTCGTTGATGAGGGACAAAGCCTTAGTTGAGTCTGGCAGATTCGAAACAGTTCCGGTACGATCGCGGCGAGGTACGAAGAATCCATCGCTACGCCATACATGAATCTGACAGTGGGTAATGCATGGGCTCTCTGCCCCAAGGCACAAGCGGGGACGCTTGCGCCAGTAAAGAGTCAAAACGCCATCGATTCCAACCCACCGTCCCTTCATCCAGAAGGATCGGAGCGACTGTCCCGAAAGGGATGGCCAGGCCAAAGGATCGAGAAGTTACTCCGAAATTTACATTTCATAGTCTGTATATTAAATATTATCAATACTTTATATATTTTTATAAATAGAAACTGAAAAACGTGTGTAGGTCGGCCTTGAATAGTTGGCGGAAAAAGGACTACGATAGAACCGTGAGAGATCGCTTGCAGACCGGTGAGAAACGGAATAAAAGGGCTATAAGCGAGATGGACCATTGAAAGGATTCCACGGTGAACTCGTGTCCGCCGTCAACTATTCACAGCCTTGATCTTTTCGTTCCTTTGCATCAAGACAGAAGGACATGGAGCGTATAATAAGTTTAGATCATAAAAATGGGGTAACGCCAGGCCAAAGGATCTTGTTGATCACAGCAATTCTCTACAGTAAGTTGTATTTTTGAACTCTTTAAAAAGCTCCGGAAGAATTGAATTCAAAACATCAAAAGTATCTATGAAAATCACCTATATTAAGAATCTCGCCGACCATCAAGACCAAACCGTAACGCTAAAAGGCTGGATCTATAATATTCGCAGCAGCAAGGCGATCCATTTCCTGGAGGTACGAGACGGCAGCGGACTCTGTCAGTGTATCGTTTCTGCTGAGGAAGTTTCTGAGGAGGTGTTTGAAGCGGCAGGTGGATTGAAACAGGAGAGTTCACTTGAGATTACAGGAAAGGTTGTAAAAGATGACCGAAGTGTTGGGGGTTATGAACTTCATACGACAGATCTGAACGTTATTCAGATTGCAGAAAATTACCCGATTACGCCAAAAGATCACGGGGTTGAATTTTTGATGGAAAACCGTCACCTGTGGTTGAGGAGTCAGCGGCAGTGGGCGGCGATGCAGGTTCGGAACACCATCCAGTTTGCTATTCACCGGTTTTTCCAGAAGGAGGGATTTATCCAGATGGATGCACCCATTTTTACAGGAAATGCAGCCGAGGGAACAACCACCCTTTTTGAAACCGATTATTTTGATGAGAAAGCCTACCTCACACAATCGGGTCAGCTTTACGCCGAGGCGATGGCGATGGCTCACGGAAAAGTGTACACGTTTGGCCCCACATTTCGGGCTGAGAAAAGTAAAACCCGGCGTCATCTCACCGAATTCTGGATGATTGAACCGGAGATGGCCTTTTACGACCTGGCGATGAATATGGATCTGGCCGAATCGATGCTGCAATTTATTGTGAAAACGGTACTGGATGAGAACGAGCCTGAGCTTGAAATTCTTGAACGCGATACGACTTATCTTGAAAAAGCAGCGAATGAGGAGTTTATTCGAATTTCCTATTCCGATGCTGTGGATCAGTTAAAAAGTAAGGAAACGGCTGACCTTCTCGATAAAATGGAAGTGGAGCGAAAAACCGAATTGGACGCTATTCAAACAGAGGAAAAGGAGATCAAAAAGGAGCATGGGTCAGCCAAGAAGTGGCGAAAAGCACAGATCGATGAGCGCATTAAAGAGATTCATGCACGGGTGGATCAGATTGAGGAGGATTTGAGGAATATTCCCGTTTGGAAAGAATCGGCTGCAAATTTTGAGTGGGGAACCGATTTTGGCGGCAGCGATGAAACGATTTTAACCATGCAGTACGATACTCCGCTTATGATTCACCGATATCCCGCAGAAGTGAAAGCATTTTATATGAAGCGTGATCCCGAAAATGATAAACTTGCCCTGGCCCTGGACGTTCTGGCTCCTGAAGGCTACGGGGAGATCATTGGCGGAAGCGAACGGGAAGACAGCCTGGAAGTTCTGCAAGAGAGGATCGCAGAACACGATCTGCCGGAAGACCTGTTCAGCTGGTACCTCGACCTGCGAAAATTTGGATCCGTTCCACACGCCGGTTACGGACTGGGTCTGGAGAGAACCGTTGCCTGGATTTGTGGATTACAGCATGTTCGTGAAACGATTCCGTTTCCACGGATGTTGGGTCGGTTACGGCCGTAAGCTTTTTCAAGATCCGCGAAGTTTCAAAAACTTCGCGGATCTAATTTCTTTCGTGACACTTACCAGCCCTGAGTCATACTCGTTCCGAAGCTCTGCTTCGGAATGCCAAATGGAAGCTCCTGCTTCCGTAATCCCTAAGATTCTGTAAGGTTTCCACGAAACTGAGTTCATACTATAAAGAACTCATATTATGAGCAGAAGCCGCTACAAAATTTACGAAACAGAATACCCCTACTTTCTTACGAGCAGTATAATTGACGGTATTCCACTGTTTTCCATTCCCGAAATCGCAGAATTGATACTTGATGGGTTCCAATTTCTTCAAGAATCAAGAGATGTTGATTTATATGCTTACGTGATCATGGAGAATCATATCCACTTTATTGCAAGCAATGATGATTTACCAAAAAAGTTAAAAAACTTTAAGTCATTTGCAGCCAGACGAATTATAGATTTTCTTGAAAATGGAAACTATTATCAGTTGCTAAAATCTATAAAGCGAGCAAAGTTACAGCACAAAAATCAGAGTAAATACCAGGTTTGGCAGGAGGGTTTTCATCCGAAACAGATAATTACTGCTGATATGATGGTGCAAAAAATAGAGTACATTCATAACAATCCAGTGAATCGAGGATATGTGGATCTGCCTGAACACTGGAGATATTCATCAGCGCGGAATTATTTAGAACTGGAGAGTTTGATAGCTGTTACGTTGTACGAAGAGTGAATGGAAGCGGAGCTTCGGATTGGCGTGCCGAAGGAGGACCTTCGGCACGAGTAAAAAAATCATTAGAGTTTCAAAAAAGTAAAGATCCGCGAAGTTTTTGAAACTTCGCGGATCTACTCAAGATTCATTCATTATCATCCTTCATCCACGCAGGCTGAATCTCTGATTCATGATCGGCTCCCAAGATCTCCCGGAACAGCTCCGGTTTTCGGGCATTTCTGTATCGATACCCGCCGGCGAGTTTTAGTTTGTCTGATGTGATGGTTGCCGTGGTCACTTCATCATCAAACGATTTGATTTCCGTTACCACATCACCATAGGGATCAAGAATCAGGGAATTTCCGTTTTTCAGATGTTCGCCATCATACCCAATCGGATTGGTGAAAGCGTAGTAAACACCATTGTCGAATGCGCGTGCAGGCAGCCAGCGCATCAGCCAGCCCATTCCTTTAGGGCCGTCGAACTCCATTCGAAGCGGAACAGGGTCCAAATGTCGATTTTCCCAGAGCTCATCATCCACATACCCGCGTCCGGGCATGGATGAGGGCGTACACATGGTAACATGCGGGGCAAACATGACCTCAGCGCCAAGTAAGGTTGTGGCTCGTACGTTCTCAATAACGTTATTGTCGTAGCAGATCAGGATTCCGCATCTCCAGTTGTTCCACTCAAAAACCGTGTACTCTTCTCCGGCCGACAGATATTCACTGATAAACGGGTGAATTTTTCGATGTTTCCCCAACACACCGGATTCATCCACACAGATGTAGGAGTTGTAATATTTGTCGCCCTCTTTTTCAACGAGTCCGGCAAGAATTGGGATATCAAATTTTTTGGAGAGGCGAATAAGCTCCTCCGTGCTTTTGCCATTGGGAATTTCTTCAGAAAGATCATCGAGTTCTTGTTTGCTTAAATCCTTCAGATGGGTGTATGCGGTAATGCAAAGCTCATGAAAACTAACAATATCCGCTTCCTGATTTTTTGCTTTTTCGGTTAGTTTCTCAATGACTGAAAGATTGTACTCTTTATCTCCATCTTTCGGTTGAAACTGGGCTACGGCGATGTTTAATGTGCGCATTGTGTGAATTGTAGCTATTTGATGATTTCAGGTGTTAAACAAAATATAAAAATTAACCGCAGTGTACGCGGAGGTTTAGGTAATTTAAGCCTTGGTTATTAGATCCGCGAAGTTTCAAAAACTTCGCGGATCTTTCCATGCGATAATCAAAATAACGCAAGTGTCCATGGTCAACGAAGCCTTTGGCGTAGTAGACTCGTTTGTGCTCGTCAGTACTGCTCAAAAGTGACGGACAAGCTGTCCGTCGTACTCCCGCCTGGCGCAAGTGTTAAGCGAAGCGTCACTTGTGCCCCTCGTCCTTTGCAAAAAAAACTTGGCACAAGTGACATCCTTGGATTACTCGAAATAGCGCAAGTGCCCCTCTTGTGCTCGTCAGTACAGTTTAAAAGTGACGGACAAGCTGTCCGTCGTACATTTAGTCAATCTCGGAAAGCAACCCCTTCAACCGTTTCCAGGCTGCATCTCGGGCGGCTTTGGATGCTTCATCGGCATTGGGGTCGTCACCGGCTCGCATGAATGCATGGCCGGCACCTTCGTAAATTTCATACTCATACGTTTTTCCATACTCATTCATCATCTTCTCGATGGCCGGAATTCCGGAGTTAATCCGCTGATCGTTCTCACCATAAAATCCATAAACCGGTGCACTGATTTGCTGGACGGCT from the Balneolaceae bacterium genome contains:
- a CDS encoding DUF5615 family PIN-like protein; the protein is MKILIDMNLTPEWTKVFQEERIESVHWSEIGEPTATDNTIMKYAREHDYLIFTHDLDFGDILAATEAKGPSVIQVRTLNHDPGIYSTSFNSGIGTI
- a CDS encoding pitrilysin family protein; the protein is MTSTSTAAGQAVQKSELPNGLKIVTEHIDSIKSISAGIWVKTGSRNESDRQAGMTHFLEHMLFKGTENRSSFEIAQSMESVGGYLNAFTSTEYTCYYARCLDSKLKEALDVLSDMVRHSTFPEEEMQKEKNVVLEEMKMYKDSPDDFILEEFSNQMFPDHPIGRPVLGFEDTVVSFTREGLFNYIDERYNPDNLLVAVAGNVQHEEVVRLCTQLLDIDSNGATVNEPQPIPPYNVTQNELSKPIEQAHMILGRRALNYDHPDKYLLLLANTVLGGGMSSRLHQNIREKYGYCYSIGPFNQSYVDSGLFGVYIGTDSDYVPHVRELIVKEFRRLQEEAIPEKELSEAKAHLKGKLLLSQENTSNRMTRMAKSEIYFNRYITLDELVENIDAVNSEDLRTFSEEFFDPEIYSETLLVPEKK
- a CDS encoding asparagine--tRNA ligase — encoded protein: MKITYIKNLADHQDQTVTLKGWIYNIRSSKAIHFLEVRDGSGLCQCIVSAEEVSEEVFEAAGGLKQESSLEITGKVVKDDRSVGGYELHTTDLNVIQIAENYPITPKDHGVEFLMENRHLWLRSQRQWAAMQVRNTIQFAIHRFFQKEGFIQMDAPIFTGNAAEGTTTLFETDYFDEKAYLTQSGQLYAEAMAMAHGKVYTFGPTFRAEKSKTRRHLTEFWMIEPEMAFYDLAMNMDLAESMLQFIVKTVLDENEPELEILERDTTYLEKAANEEFIRISYSDAVDQLKSKETADLLDKMEVERKTELDAIQTEEKEIKKEHGSAKKWRKAQIDERIKEIHARVDQIEEDLRNIPVWKESAANFEWGTDFGGSDETILTMQYDTPLMIHRYPAEVKAFYMKRDPENDKLALALDVLAPEGYGEIIGGSEREDSLEVLQERIAEHDLPEDLFSWYLDLRKFGSVPHAGYGLGLERTVAWICGLQHVRETIPFPRMLGRLRP
- a CDS encoding transposase, with product MSRSRYKIYETEYPYFLTSSIIDGIPLFSIPEIAELILDGFQFLQESRDVDLYAYVIMENHIHFIASNDDLPKKLKNFKSFAARRIIDFLENGNYYQLLKSIKRAKLQHKNQSKYQVWQEGFHPKQIITADMMVQKIEYIHNNPVNRGYVDLPEHWRYSSARNYLELESLIAVTLYEE
- a CDS encoding nitrilase family protein — translated: MRTLNIAVAQFQPKDGDKEYNLSVIEKLTEKAKNQEADIVSFHELCITAYTHLKDLSKQELDDLSEEIPNGKSTEELIRLSKKFDIPILAGLVEKEGDKYYNSYICVDESGVLGKHRKIHPFISEYLSAGEEYTVFEWNNWRCGILICYDNNVIENVRATTLLGAEVMFAPHVTMCTPSSMPGRGYVDDELWENRHLDPVPLRMEFDGPKGMGWLMRWLPARAFDNGVYYAFTNPIGYDGEHLKNGNSLILDPYGDVVTEIKSFDDEVTTATITSDKLKLAGGYRYRNARKPELFREILGADHESEIQPAWMKDDNE
- a CDS encoding dienelactone hydrolase family protein, with product MREYISNVPASTGTVVVAGFCWGGSQTFRYATNSDQPEAFMVFYGSAPDDPEAVQQISAPVYGFYGENDQRINSGIPAIEKMMNEYGKTYEYEIYEGAGHAFMRAGDDPNADEASKAARDAAWKRLKGLLSEID